DNA sequence from the Raineyella sp. LH-20 genome:
CTCCCGGTGCACCTGACGATCGTCGGCGACGGCGACCCCGACTACCTGGCCCACCTGCGCCGCCTGGTCGCCCGCTACGCGCTGGACGCGTCGATCAGCATCGTGCCGGCCGTGCCGGGCCCGCTGCTGGCGGACCGGATGCGGGCCGCGGACATCGTCGCCGTGCCGTCCTCCTCGGAGACCTTCGGCCTGGTCGCCCTGGAGGCCCAGGCCTGCGCCACCCCGGTCGTCGCCAGCCGCATCGACGGGCTCACCGATGCCGTCCGTGACCGTCGGACCGGGGTGTTGGTCGCGGACCGTACGCCTCGGGCCTGGGCCGACGCGCTCCGTGCGCTGGTCCTCGATCCCGCCCGGCGCCGCGCCCTCGGCAGGGCCGGGGCCGTCCGGGCCGCCGGGATGACCTGGGCGGTCACCGCCGAGCGGATCGCCACGGTCTACGCGTCGGTGCTCCGTCACGGTCACCACGCGGCCGTCCCGGTGTCGACCGCCGACGTCCCGGCCTGCTGCTGACCGCGCCGCCGACCGGTCGCACCTGGCTGACGCCCCCCTTACAGGGTCGCCCCCGTCGCCGGTGGGTGTGAGGGCTGGGACGCGACACGGCGGCCACCCGGGGACCCGGATGACCGCCGTGCGCCGTCGGACCGGCCGACGCGGTGGCTCAGTGCTCGCGCTCACCGCGGATGAACGCCTCGAGGTCCGCCCGGGCGATGTCATCGGCACGCTGCTCCGGCGGGGACTTCATCAGGTAGGCCGCGGCCGAGGTCAGCGGACCGCCGATGCCGCGGTCCAGACCGATCTTCGCGGCCCGGATGGCGTCGATGATGACGCCGGCGGAGTTGGGGGAGTCCCACACCTCGAGCTTGTACTCCAGGCTGATCGGCGCATTGCCGAAGCCGTGTCCCTCGAGCCGTACGAACGCGAACTTGCGGTCGTCCAGCCAGCCGACGTAGTCGGACGGGCCGATGTGGACGTCCTTCTCGGCGAACTCGTGCTCGACGTTCGAGGTGACCGCCTGAGTCTTGGAGATCTTCTTGGACTCCAGCCGGTCGCGCTCCAGCATGTTCTTGAAGTCCATGTTGCCGCCGACGTTCAGCTGGTACGTACGGTCGACGACGTAGCCACGCTGCTCGAACAGGTGCGCCAGCACCCGGTGGGTGATGGTGGCGCCCACCTGCGACTTGATGTCGTCGCCGATGATCGGCAGCCCGGCGTCGGCGAACTTCTGCGCCCACTCCGGGGTCCCGGCGATGAAGACGGGCAGGGCGTTGACGAAGGCACAGCCGGCGTCGATCGCGCACTGCGCGTAGAAGCGGTCGGCCTGCTCGGAGCCGACCGGCAGGTACGAGACCAGGACGTCGACCTCGGCGGCCTTCAGCGCGGCGACGACGTCGACCGGTGCGGCGTCCGACTCGGTGATGGTCTCGCGGTAGTACTTGCCGAGGCCGTCCAGGGTGTGGCCACGCTGCACGGTGACGCCGGTCGGCGGCACCTCGCAGATCCGCATGGTGTTGTTCTCGCTCGCGTCGATGGCGTCGGCCAGGTCGAGCCCGACCTTGGCGGCATCGACATCGAAGGCAGCGACGAACGTCACGTCGTTGACGTGGTAGTCGCCGAAGCAGACATGCATCAGGCCGGGGACGGTGTCGCTCGGGTCGGCGTCACGGTAGAAGCGCACGCCCTGGACCAGGGACGACGCACAGTTACCGACGCCCACGATGGCGACACGGATCGGGTGTTCGGACACGTTTCTCCTTGCTGTACGAGGCCCGCACCCGCACTCGGTCCCGGGCACGGTGGGCCCCGGTCGATAGGAAGCTCCGACAGTGGAGTATTCCATGCGCGGCGCGGGGCGGCAGAATGGTCCGGACGAGAGAGGAACACCCCGATGCCATCCACGCTGCCCGACGGCGATCCGGTGCCCGCGGACGGAACACTGCCGGTGTCCGCGCTCGCCGACCTGGCCCGGCGGCCGTTCGAGATCTACCTCCACGTGCCGTTCTGCACCACCCGGTGCGGCTACTGCGACTTCAACACCTACACCGCCGACCAGCTCGGCACCGCCCCGGGCGCCACCCGCGGGACGTACATGGACGCTGCCCTCACCGAGCTGGCGCTGGCCCGCCGGGTGCTCGGGCCCGACGCCCCGGCGGTGTCCACCGTCTTCGTCGGCGGCGGGACGCCCACCCTGCTGCCGGCCGGCGACCTGGTCCGCTTCCTCGACGGCGTACGTGACACCTTCGGACTCGCGGCGGGGGCCGAGGTCACCACCGAGGCCAACCCGGAGTCGATCGACGCCGAGGGGCTCGCCGAACTCGCCGAGGGCGGCTTCACCCGGATCTCCTTCGGCATGCAGTCCGCCGACGAGCAGGTGTTGCGGCTGCTGGATCGGGTGCACACGCCCGGCCGGGCCGCCGAGATGGTCGGGCTGGCCCGTGAGGCCGGCTTCCGGCACGTCTCACTCGACCTGATCTACGGCACGCCGGGGGAGAGCATCGACTCCTGGCGGCGCAGTCTGCGGACGGCGCTGGCCGCCGGCCCCGATCACCTGTCCGCGTACGCGCTGATCGTCGAGGAGGGCACCCGTTTCGCCGTCCGGGTGCGGCGCGGCGAGATCGCGATGACCGATGACGACGACCTGGCTGACAAGTATCTGGTCGCCGAGGAGGAACTGACCGCCGCCGGCCTGTCCTGGTACGAGGTGAGCAACTGGGCGCGGACCCCTGACGATCGCTGCCACCACAACCTCGGCTACTGGCGGGCCGCCGACTGGTGGGGGATCGGTCCGGGCGCGCACAGCCACATCGGCGGCGTACGGTTCTGGAACCGTAAGCACCCCGCGGCGTACGCCCGGGCGCTGGCCGAGGGACGTACGCCCGCGCAGGGCCGCGAGATCCTCACCGCCGAGCAGTGTCGGGTGGAGCGGGTGCTGCTCGAGCTGCGGCTGGCCGACGGACTGTCGCTCGAGGTGCTCACCGCGACCGAGGCCCGACGGGTGCCCGACCTGGTCGTCCGCGGGCTGGCCAATGTCCACGAGGCTGCCGGACAGGAGCAGCTTGTCCTCACCCTACGCGGACGCTTGCTGGCCGACGGGATCGTTCGCGACCTGTTGGATTGAGGGGTGCGCGGCGGATCGTCCATCAGCGGGCAGGGGACGTTCTCGGGTGATCGGCAGCGTGGCGTGGACGATCCAGGTGTCGTCGTGAGGCCCGACGTCGGCGGTGCCGCTCCAGGCGCGGGCGCGTTCGCAGATGCCCTGGATGCCCAGGTGCGCGGCGGGGGTCTGGGGGGCGGTCGCGCCCAGTCGAGAGACGACCTCGATGGTGACGGTGCTATCGCTTGTGGTGAGGCCGATGCTGCAGGGGGAGTTGCGTGGCGAGTAGCGGATGATGTTGGTCACCGACTCCTGCAGGATGCGCATGACGGCCAAGGAGAGGGCTCGGGGGACCGCGGTGGTGGAGTCGATCCGCGTGGTCGGGGTGCGTCCACTGTTGCGGAGTGCCTGGGCGAGGTCGCTGACCTCCGCGGCTAGGTCGAGTGGTGGACCCGGAAGGGCGCCGCGTGGGCCGATGGCGGATCGGAGTTGCACGAGGAGGCCGCCGAGGTCGTAGAGGCCGTCGGCGGCTTGGGTGGTGACGCGGTTCAATGCTTCGGCCAGTTGCTGGGGCGGGTCCGTGGGGAAGTAACCCACTGCGGTGTCGTGGATGGTGGTGAGTCGGTGGGAGAGGATGTCGTGGAGGTCGCGGCTAAGGGTGGATCCTTCTTCTTCGGCGGTGGCGCGTGCTCGCCGTTCTTCATCTTCAACCCTTACTTATGTCAAAGAGACAAACCCGGATTCGATCGGTACGGGCTGTTGGCAGGGGCGCGGTTATAATACGAGCGGCGTGGAGGTCTGGAACGGGATGGGGTGTGGTGACGGCGCCTACACGGTTCACTGGGGGAACGTGATGTCTGTTCCTTCTGTGAAGGTCTCGGCCGTCGGTGTGGTTGGGTTTTCTGGTTCGTTCAGGCACTGATCTGTTCCTGTCGAATATTTCGACAGGATGGTCTCCTGGGCGCCGGGGGTGCGGGCGCATCCTCGGCACCCTTCCAGGGTCGGATTGGCGGTGGAGGGAAGAATGGGGTGGCGACGTTTCGTTACTTTCGGTGGGATTCTGTTGATCCTTAGTGTTGTGATGATGTGGTTGTCCGTTGTGGCCGCGGGCACGCAGTCTCCGCCGCTGATCTACCCCTTCTGGGTGAGTACTGTCGCCACTTGGAGTGTGCCGCTGGCGCTCGCCATAGGAAATATGCTTCTCGGTATTGGGATCATCCTCGGCGGGGTGTCCAGGGCCGGATGGTCAAGGCGGTCGGTGGTGGTCGGCGTCGCTCTACTGGTGGCATACATCCCCCTTATGCGTTTGGTCAGTTCTGTTAGTCTGGCTGCTGCCTTGCCACTGTGGCTCGTGGTGGCGGGCCGGCTCGCGGCCTCGTTTGCACTTGCCAGTGGCACGACACTGCTCGCCGTGGGAATCGTGTTGGCGCGACTCCATCGGACTTGATAGCCGCGCGGGCAGAGACTAAGTGCGGGGGCCGAGCGCGTTCTGCAATCCGCTCGACCCCACTTATGCGGACCAGGGTCGCGGGCGCGACATCACCTGGGCGGCCGTTCCCGGTGATGTCCCGACGCCGACGCCGCCGGCAGACGTCCTTGTCCTAAGGATGATTCGGGGCGACTGAGTCTGTGCCGGGATAGCCTTTCGGCGACAACCGGGTGTCGACCGCCACAGCCGTCGGACACGGGCATAGCCTCTGACCATGCCCACGAGCAGATACCCCACCGACGTGCTGGCCGCCGGAGCCCAGCGGAGCCGGCGGACGACGCCCTCCCGTGACGAGGTGGTGCGGTCCGGGCTGGTGATCGAGGATCCCGCCAGCGGTTTCTGCGGCGCCGTGGTGCGCTGGGAGAACGGTCTGGTGGTCCTGGAGGACCGCAAGGGCCGCCGTCGCTCGTTCCCGGTCGGCCCGGGCTTCCTGCTCGAGGGTGAGCCGGTGACCCTGAAGTTGCCGCGGCGCACCGGCGCCCGGCCCACCCACACCCGTTCCGGCTCACGGGTCGGCCCGACGGAGTCCGCCAAGGTCGCGTTGCCCAGCCGGATCTACGTCGAGGGCCGCCACGACGCCGAGCTGGTCGAGAAGGTCTGGGGCGACGACCTGCGCCACGTCGGCGTCGTCGTCGAGTACATGGGCGGCATGGACGACCTGCCGGCCATCGTCACCGAGTTCGCACCCGGCAAGGGCCACCGGCTGGGCGTGCTGGTCGACCACTTGGTGCCCGGCACCAAGGAGTCGCGGATCGTCGAGCAGGTCGCTGCCGGCCCGTGGGGCGACTACGTGTTCGTCACCGGCCACCGCTACATCGATATCTGGGAGGCGGTGAAACCCTCCCGACTGGGGATCAAGGAGTGGCCGCGGATCCCGCGCGGCACCGACTGGAAGCACGGGGTGTGTGCCGCGATGGGCTGGCCGCACAAGGACCAGGCCGACATCGCCCGGGCCTGGCAGCTGATCCTGTCCCGGGTCGGCAACTGGAACGATCTCGACCCCGGCCTGCTCCGCGAGGTCGAGCGGCTGATCGACTTCGTCACCCAGGACCACCTCGACACGGAGAGCTGACCAGCTGGCGCGGTGGATCGCCCCGCCGCGGCGGCCGGGTCGCGGCTGCGGCTGCGGCTGCCGGCAGTGGGCGGCTGCCGGCGGCAGTGGCTACCGCGATGGGCTGCTGTCCCGGCCGGCGTGCCGTGTGAAAGGGTGGAGGCATGGTGGCACCCCGCGAGCTCTCCACAGACCAGATCCTCGAGATCATCCAGCAGGTCGCCGACGAGGTGATCCGTCCCCGGTTCCGCGCCCTCAGCAGCGACGAGATCGCCGAGAAGGGGCCGGGTGACCTGGTCACCGTCGCCGACCGGGAGTCGGAGCTGCGACTGACCGAGATCCTGTCCCACGCCTACCCGGACGCCCTGATCATCGGCGAGGAGGCCACCGCCGCCAACCCGGGCCTGCCGCCGCACCTGCTGGGCGCTGCCCACGGCTTCACCATCGATCCGGTCGACGGCACCAAGAACTTCGTCGCCGGCAAGGAGGACTACGCCGTGATGATCGGCGAGGTCCGCAACGGCCGCACGGTCCGTGCCTGGATCTGGCAGCCGGAGTACGCCACCGCCTACGTCGCCGTCCGCGGCGAGGGGGTCACCCGCAACGGCGAGCAGATCACTCGCGGGCTCCCCACCGTGGACCCGGCCGGCTGGCGCGGCCGTTCGGCCCGAGTGGTGATCCAGGAACGTACGGCCGACGCCGCCCTGCCGCAGATCACCACCAGTGCGTTGTGCTGCGGCGTCGACTACCCCAAGCTCGTCGCCGGCGAGACCGACTTCATCGTCTACGGCCGCCCCCGCCCGTGGGACCACGTCCCCGGCCTGCTGATGGTCGAGGAGATCGGCGGCACCGCGCTGCTCACCGACGGTTCGGCGTACGTCCCCGGGGTGGACGGCTTCGGGATGGTCGTCGGCGCCACCGAGCCGCTCGCCGCCTCGGTGCGCACCGCACTCGGCGGGCGCCTCGGCACCCGGCCGACCCCCGTCCAGGCGGAGTGAGACGCTCTCCGCCGATCCCGCTGTCATGACGCTTTTGTACATTTCAGCGATCTACGTACGCTGGGCCCATGACGGAGATGACCGTGAGCGAGGCTCGGGCGCGCCTGGCCGACGTTGTGGACGAGG
Encoded proteins:
- a CDS encoding inositol-3-phosphate synthase; the protein is MSEHPIRVAIVGVGNCASSLVQGVRFYRDADPSDTVPGLMHVCFGDYHVNDVTFVAAFDVDAAKVGLDLADAIDASENNTMRICEVPPTGVTVQRGHTLDGLGKYYRETITESDAAPVDVVAALKAAEVDVLVSYLPVGSEQADRFYAQCAIDAGCAFVNALPVFIAGTPEWAQKFADAGLPIIGDDIKSQVGATITHRVLAHLFEQRGYVVDRTYQLNVGGNMDFKNMLERDRLESKKISKTQAVTSNVEHEFAEKDVHIGPSDYVGWLDDRKFAFVRLEGHGFGNAPISLEYKLEVWDSPNSAGVIIDAIRAAKIGLDRGIGGPLTSAAAYLMKSPPEQRADDIARADLEAFIRGEREH
- the hemW gene encoding radical SAM family heme chaperone HemW; the encoded protein is MPSTLPDGDPVPADGTLPVSALADLARRPFEIYLHVPFCTTRCGYCDFNTYTADQLGTAPGATRGTYMDAALTELALARRVLGPDAPAVSTVFVGGGTPTLLPAGDLVRFLDGVRDTFGLAAGAEVTTEANPESIDAEGLAELAEGGFTRISFGMQSADEQVLRLLDRVHTPGRAAEMVGLAREAGFRHVSLDLIYGTPGESIDSWRRSLRTALAAGPDHLSAYALIVEEGTRFAVRVRRGEIAMTDDDDLADKYLVAEEELTAAGLSWYEVSNWARTPDDRCHHNLGYWRAADWWGIGPGAHSHIGGVRFWNRKHPAAYARALAEGRTPAQGREILTAEQCRVERVLLELRLADGLSLEVLTATEARRVPDLVVRGLANVHEAAGQEQLVLTLRGRLLADGIVRDLLD
- a CDS encoding DUF3097 domain-containing protein, which produces MTMPTSRYPTDVLAAGAQRSRRTTPSRDEVVRSGLVIEDPASGFCGAVVRWENGLVVLEDRKGRRRSFPVGPGFLLEGEPVTLKLPRRTGARPTHTRSGSRVGPTESAKVALPSRIYVEGRHDAELVEKVWGDDLRHVGVVVEYMGGMDDLPAIVTEFAPGKGHRLGVLVDHLVPGTKESRIVEQVAAGPWGDYVFVTGHRYIDIWEAVKPSRLGIKEWPRIPRGTDWKHGVCAAMGWPHKDQADIARAWQLILSRVGNWNDLDPGLLREVERLIDFVTQDHLDTES
- a CDS encoding inositol monophosphatase, which gives rise to MVAPRELSTDQILEIIQQVADEVIRPRFRALSSDEIAEKGPGDLVTVADRESELRLTEILSHAYPDALIIGEEATAANPGLPPHLLGAAHGFTIDPVDGTKNFVAGKEDYAVMIGEVRNGRTVRAWIWQPEYATAYVAVRGEGVTRNGEQITRGLPTVDPAGWRGRSARVVIQERTADAALPQITTSALCCGVDYPKLVAGETDFIVYGRPRPWDHVPGLLMVEEIGGTALLTDGSAYVPGVDGFGMVVGATEPLAASVRTALGGRLGTRPTPVQAE